A portion of the Cervus elaphus chromosome X, mCerEla1.1, whole genome shotgun sequence genome contains these proteins:
- the LOC122690318 gene encoding ubiquitin carboxyl-terminal hydrolase 26-like, producing MALEFMGSLPSHIVPDEESEPQKDDVHHEGSREEEKQKDHGKYSVVKILDSAWADSEDAIIIARELLAMALMMNMEDGSFPLRDITISNPDICQKVPENPKLLDERINIFADFQAVAKTTKDNDEKAQISEELSSVAEQTPDEERMKIYEQALWLALLQSFPKPKIRKQKCTEKLRSKESGVQGTKVNSPGASGHKKKSGKKGSLSREKRETASKKPKGEAEMEDPQAYRLIGVLSHLGKSLNSGHYICDAFDFVRQEWFTFNDLQVSNIEEATMQKARLSSGYVFFYMHNEIFEELLERESSPP from the coding sequence ATGGCCTTGGAATTCATGGGTTCTTTGCCTTCACACATTGTACCAGATGAAGAGTCCGAACCACAAAAAGATGATGTTCATCATGAAGGttcaagagaagaagagaaacaaaaagaccaCGGAAAATACTCTGTAGTAAAGATACTAGATTCCGCATGGGCAGACTCAGAAGATGCAATAATCATTGCAAGAGAGCTGTTAGCTATGGCCTTAATGATGAATATGGAAGATGGCTCATTTCCTCTGAGAGATATAACCATCAGCAACCCAGATATATGTCAGAAAGTGCCTGAAAATCCAAAACTACTGGACGAGAGAATCAATATCTTTGCAGATTTTCAGGCTGTGGCTAAGACCACCAAAGATAACGATGAGAAAGCCCAAATTTCAGAAGAACTTTCCTCAGTGGCTGAACAGACCCCAGATGAAGAAAGGATGAAAATCTATGAACAAGCCCTTTGGCTGGCACTGCTTCAAAGCTTTCCAAAGCCAAAGATTCGAAAGCAAAAGTGCACAGAGAAACTCAGATCAAAGGAATCAGGCGTCCAGGGAACcaaggtgaactccccaggtgcATCGGGTCAcaaaaaaaagtctggaaaaaaGGGCTCTTTAagtagagagaagagagaaactgCATCCAAGAAACCAAAAGGAGAAGCTGAGATGGAAGATCCTCAGGCCTACCGGCTCATTGGTGTTCTCAGCCATCTTGGGAAGAGCCTAAATTCAGGCCATTATATCTGTGATGCCTTCGACTTTGTGAGGCAGGAGTGGTTCACTTTCAATGATTTGCAGGTGTCAAATATCGAAGAGGCCACAATGCAAAAAGCTAGACTTTCCTCCGGGTATGTTTTCTTTTACATGCATAATGAGATCTTTGAAGAGCTGTTGGAAAGGGAGAGCTCCCCACCTTAA